A section of the Pyramidobacter piscolens W5455 genome encodes:
- a CDS encoding GntR family transcriptional regulator: protein MYNPLHPAKNMDLRQIVYEKIKQAIVSGIIKPGEKLSEVELAEKMAVSRTPVREAIRQLAKTSLVTLTPRKGAYVSLPSISDAGALYELREDLEMFAAALVSVNPPEKELKEFLEIFKHMGNDTDPQKYLEEDRRFHAFLYQSSGNRFLMNSLQELVDVINLYRPYSLGDTEYIRHLAEGHVEIIEALLDRDEKRVREAMRAHIRMSRARLEAYLNTHTSERLPLRP, encoded by the coding sequence ATGTACAATCCGCTTCATCCGGCGAAGAACATGGATCTTCGTCAGATCGTTTACGAAAAGATCAAGCAGGCTATTGTGAGCGGTATCATCAAGCCGGGGGAAAAGCTTTCCGAAGTCGAGCTGGCGGAAAAGATGGCCGTGTCGCGGACGCCGGTGCGCGAAGCGATCCGCCAGCTGGCGAAAACTTCGCTGGTGACGCTGACGCCGCGCAAGGGGGCTTACGTTTCTTTGCCGTCGATCAGCGACGCGGGGGCGCTTTACGAGCTGCGCGAGGACTTGGAAATGTTTGCGGCGGCGCTGGTGTCGGTGAATCCTCCGGAAAAAGAGCTGAAAGAGTTTCTCGAAATTTTCAAACACATGGGCAACGATACGGACCCGCAAAAGTATTTGGAAGAGGATCGCCGTTTCCACGCCTTCCTGTATCAGTCGTCGGGCAACCGCTTCCTGATGAATTCTCTGCAGGAACTGGTGGATGTGATCAATCTGTATCGTCCGTATTCGCTGGGCGACACCGAATACATCAGGCATCTTGCCGAAGGGCACGTGGAAATCATCGAAGCGCTTCTGGACCGCGACGAGAAAAGGGTGCGCGAGGCCATGAGGGCCCACATACGCATGAGCCGGGCGCGCCTCGAGGCTTACTTGAACACGCATACTTCCGAACGTCTTCCGCTCCGCCCATGA
- a CDS encoding amidohydrolase — protein sequence MVDRESLKERVFAAVDAAEPMVRAYAEDIAANAELGFFETRTSAKLAGNLESLGLKLKKGIALTGLRADIGENKGPKVALIGELDGIVCRNHPQANPLDGASHSCGHNLQTSIVLTAAAALVRSGVMKELDGSVALMAVPAEEFIEIDRRKKMRDEGTIAYLCGKPEFVRLGEFDDVDMAMMIHAGEFSAGPAFSVPDHGNGFRVFMVRYEGKQAHAAAAPDQGINALYAAVAGINAVNALRETFRDSDHVRVHFIITKGGDSVNSVPDDVRLEGYVRAGDAAVIDSVFAKVERAFKSGAEALGCKFHFTSIPGDMPLAVSDSLNRLFVENAAALIGRDKVLTGSYFAASTDMGDICHLMPGIHPSAGGSVGALHSAQFKVTDFHAAVMDSAKALLATVIELLADDAAKAREIIGGFKPIYTKEQYLAAMDARFSEY from the coding sequence TTGGTTGACAGAGAGTCGTTGAAGGAAAGAGTTTTTGCCGCGGTCGACGCGGCGGAGCCGATGGTCCGCGCCTATGCGGAAGACATCGCGGCCAACGCCGAGCTGGGATTTTTCGAAACGCGCACCAGCGCCAAACTGGCCGGGAATCTCGAATCGCTGGGATTGAAACTGAAGAAGGGCATCGCGCTGACCGGGCTTCGCGCCGACATCGGCGAAAACAAGGGGCCAAAAGTGGCGCTGATCGGCGAACTCGACGGCATCGTTTGCCGCAACCACCCGCAGGCCAATCCGCTCGACGGCGCTTCGCACAGCTGCGGGCACAATCTTCAGACGTCGATCGTGCTGACCGCGGCGGCGGCGCTGGTCAGAAGCGGCGTCATGAAGGAGCTCGACGGTTCCGTGGCGCTGATGGCCGTTCCCGCGGAAGAGTTCATCGAGATCGACCGCCGCAAGAAGATGCGCGACGAGGGCACGATCGCCTATCTGTGCGGCAAGCCGGAGTTCGTCCGTCTGGGCGAGTTCGACGACGTCGATATGGCGATGATGATCCACGCGGGCGAGTTCTCCGCGGGGCCGGCGTTTTCCGTCCCCGACCACGGCAACGGCTTCCGCGTGTTCATGGTGCGCTACGAGGGCAAGCAGGCTCACGCCGCCGCCGCGCCCGATCAGGGGATCAACGCGCTTTACGCCGCGGTCGCCGGCATCAACGCCGTTAACGCGCTGCGCGAGACGTTCCGCGACTCCGACCATGTGCGCGTCCACTTCATCATCACCAAGGGCGGCGATTCGGTCAACAGCGTGCCCGACGACGTGCGCCTCGAAGGCTACGTGCGCGCCGGCGACGCGGCGGTGATCGACTCGGTGTTCGCCAAGGTGGAGCGTGCCTTCAAGAGCGGCGCTGAGGCTCTGGGCTGCAAGTTCCACTTTACCAGCATTCCCGGCGACATGCCGCTGGCGGTTTCCGATTCGCTGAACCGGCTTTTTGTCGAAAACGCCGCGGCTCTGATCGGGCGCGACAAGGTGCTGACCGGCTCCTACTTTGCCGCCTCGACGGACATGGGCGATATCTGTCATTTGATGCCCGGCATCCATCCGTCGGCGGGCGGTTCCGTCGGCGCGCTCCATTCCGCGCAGTTCAAGGTGACGGACTTCCATGCGGCGGTGATGGATTCGGCCAAGGCTCTGCTGGCGACGGTCATCGAACTGCTGGCCGACGACGCGGCGAAAGCTCGCGAGATCATCGGCGGCTTCAAGCCCATTTACACGAAAGAACAGTATCTCGCGGCCATGGACGCCCGCTTCTCCGAATATTAG
- a CDS encoding DUF3100 domain-containing protein, translating into METVGKALRNWKIHALALALSVVAELIGGKTFDVGPAKLVLVPMFYSFILGAVISLPKMKLLSMDDMMQVSSLVGVTFFLLMARYGTLVGPSFWKVVHSAPALLLQEFGNLGTALLGVPFAVLLGLRREAVGAAFSNARESSVALVGEKYGIDSPEGLGVMGVYITGTVFGALFCSFMSSIIASTISWFSPQALAMACGTGSASMMTTSLAPLVAMFPDLKEELTALAASSNMLSGLDGLYMSVFIGLPMTEFLVRLCGVKDAPSKPGAQK; encoded by the coding sequence ATGGAAACTGTCGGCAAAGCATTGAGAAACTGGAAGATCCACGCACTGGCGCTGGCCCTGTCGGTCGTCGCCGAGCTTATCGGCGGCAAGACGTTCGACGTCGGCCCGGCCAAGCTGGTTCTGGTGCCCATGTTCTACTCGTTCATTCTGGGCGCGGTCATCAGCCTGCCCAAGATGAAGCTCCTTTCCATGGACGACATGATGCAGGTCTCGTCGCTGGTCGGCGTGACGTTCTTCCTGCTCATGGCCCGCTACGGCACGCTGGTCGGACCCAGCTTCTGGAAGGTCGTCCATTCGGCTCCCGCGCTTTTGCTGCAAGAGTTCGGCAACCTTGGCACCGCCCTGCTGGGCGTTCCCTTCGCCGTGCTGCTGGGGCTGCGCCGCGAAGCCGTCGGCGCCGCCTTTTCCAACGCGCGCGAGTCGAGCGTCGCGCTCGTCGGCGAAAAATACGGCATCGACTCTCCCGAAGGACTGGGCGTCATGGGCGTGTACATCACCGGCACCGTCTTCGGCGCCCTGTTCTGCAGCTTCATGAGCTCCATCATCGCCTCGACGATCTCCTGGTTCAGTCCCCAGGCCCTGGCGATGGCCTGCGGCACCGGCAGCGCCAGCATGATGACGACCTCTTTGGCGCCGCTTGTGGCGATGTTCCCCGACCTGAAAGAAGAGCTTACGGCCTTGGCTGCCTCCAGCAACATGCTCTCCGGTTTGGACGGCCTGTACATGTCGGTCTTCATCGGTCTGCCCATGACCGAATTCCTCGTCCGCCTGTGCGGCGTGAAGGACGCTCCGAGCAAGCCCGGCGCGCAGAAGTAG